From the genome of Sphingomonas sp. HMP6, one region includes:
- a CDS encoding mechanosensitive ion channel family protein: MTTSNTSTAILPPIKVQDVDQQLRGLVGVTYQWVGTHWLQILIAIGVASVIVIALHAIRRFARGYCARQTGGRVRWGSVAARAVVQTGNVFMVVAAAKIVSAANFAGTPVEVRGTIDFLWILAAGYQAAVWAREIIIGTIEHRTAGEHYAGEAIGSAMGIIRLLVGFAVFAIAGIVILDNLGVNVTGLVAGLGVGGIAIGLAAQGIFADLFAALAIIFDRPFRRGDTISYDTTTGTVESIGLKSTRVRAATGEERIIANKQLLEKEIQNITQRDYRRIVFTLGLVQWTPIETIKRFPAMLKEVVESCDLKFVRAGFIKFGDSSYDFDLEFDSEHSGFKEFFDARHAVGVAIIERMNIEEISLAYPTQTAFTAAPDGGLILPYPEAPVRAVTSSSDTARLTPDQSTLGSASEPEG, translated from the coding sequence ATGACGACCAGTAACACCAGCACTGCCATCCTGCCGCCGATCAAGGTCCAGGATGTCGATCAGCAATTGCGCGGCCTCGTCGGCGTGACCTATCAATGGGTCGGCACGCACTGGCTTCAAATCCTCATCGCGATCGGCGTGGCGAGCGTGATCGTGATCGCGCTCCATGCGATCCGTCGCTTTGCGCGGGGATATTGCGCACGGCAGACCGGCGGTCGCGTGCGCTGGGGGTCGGTGGCCGCACGTGCGGTGGTGCAGACCGGCAACGTCTTCATGGTCGTCGCCGCGGCCAAGATCGTCTCCGCCGCAAATTTCGCCGGCACCCCGGTCGAGGTGCGCGGCACGATCGATTTCCTGTGGATTCTCGCCGCCGGCTATCAGGCGGCAGTCTGGGCGCGTGAAATCATCATCGGGACGATCGAACATCGCACCGCTGGCGAACATTATGCCGGGGAGGCGATCGGCAGCGCGATGGGCATCATCCGCCTGCTCGTCGGCTTCGCGGTGTTCGCGATTGCCGGAATCGTCATCCTCGACAATCTCGGCGTCAACGTCACCGGTCTGGTGGCGGGTCTCGGCGTCGGCGGCATCGCGATCGGTCTGGCGGCGCAAGGCATCTTCGCCGATCTGTTCGCGGCGCTGGCGATCATCTTCGATCGCCCGTTCCGGCGCGGCGATACCATCTCCTACGACACGACCACCGGGACGGTCGAAAGCATCGGCCTGAAATCGACCCGCGTCCGGGCGGCAACCGGCGAAGAGCGGATCATCGCCAACAAGCAATTGCTGGAGAAAGAGATCCAGAACATCACGCAGCGCGATTACCGCCGCATCGTGTTCACGCTCGGCCTGGTGCAATGGACGCCAATCGAAACGATCAAGCGCTTTCCGGCGATGCTCAAGGAGGTGGTCGAGAGCTGCGACCTGAAATTCGTCCGCGCCGGCTTCATTAAATTCGGCGACAGCAGCTACGATTTCGACCTCGAATTCGATTCCGAGCATTCCGGTTTCAAGGAATTCTTCGACGCCCGCCACGCGGTCGGCGTCGCGATCATCGAGCGGATGAATATCGAGGAGATCAGCCTCGCCTATCCGACGCAAACCGCCTTCACCGCTGCGCCCGATGGCGGGCTGATCCTGCCCTATCCCGAGGCGCCCGTGCGGGCGGTGACGTCGTCGTCCGACACGGCGCGCTTGACGCCCGACCAATCGACGCTCGGCAGCGCGAGCGAGCCGGAGGGGTGA
- a CDS encoding type 1 glutamine amidotransferase domain-containing protein: MADLSNAHVLILATDGFEQDELFKPRQALLDAGVKVTLASIKTDPIQGMQHDVKGDTITPDMVLDDVDTEDYTALLLPGGVANPDTLRMEDRAIEIIEEFADDEKLIAAICHAPWLLIEADVVDGKRMTSWPSLRTDLANAGADVVDEEVVRDGQFITSRKPDDIPAFNAAILAALQEELADA, from the coding sequence ATGGCCGATCTTTCCAATGCGCACGTCCTGATCCTCGCGACCGATGGTTTCGAGCAGGACGAACTGTTCAAGCCGCGTCAGGCGCTGCTCGATGCCGGTGTCAAGGTGACGCTCGCCTCGATCAAGACCGACCCGATCCAGGGGATGCAGCATGACGTGAAGGGCGACACGATCACGCCCGACATGGTGCTCGATGACGTCGACACCGAGGATTACACCGCGCTGCTGCTGCCGGGCGGCGTCGCCAATCCCGATACGCTGCGAATGGAAGACCGGGCGATCGAGATCATCGAGGAATTCGCCGATGACGAAAAGCTGATTGCCGCCATTTGCCATGCACCGTGGTTGTTGATCGAGGCCGATGTGGTGGACGGAAAGCGCATGACGAGTTGGCCGTCGCTGCGGACCGATCTCGCGAATGCCGGGGCAGATGTGGTGGACGAGGAAGTCGTGCGCGACGGCCAGTTCATCACCAGCCGCAAGCCGGACGACATTCCGGCATTCAACGCGGCGATCCTTGCAGCACTTCAGGAAGAGCTGGCGGACGCCTGA
- a CDS encoding DNA topoisomerase IB, which translates to MAKITYHDDSAPGITRKKMRHGWGYFDASGARIADRDEIDRLNAIGLPPAYRDAWFCPKPHGHIQAVGWDAKGRKQYRYHTGFRETQEAAKYEGCASFGQSLPKLRARIDADMALPGVSREKAVAAVVRLLDLGHIRVGNEGYAKANNSFGATTLRNRHVKVAGNALKLKFRAKSGKERVMTITDKTLSRFVKKCQDLPGQHLFQWLDSEGEPHPVSSSDVNEYIREATGGDFTAKHFRTWAASVMAFETLASAKADIGLKTLLLPVSEALGNTPAIARKSYVHPALLALVKTGQAEFRAQLRLPRSTHYLSRAERGLIAFLEPGAPAAVRHVA; encoded by the coding sequence ATGGCCAAGATCACGTATCACGATGACAGCGCACCCGGCATCACGCGCAAGAAGATGCGCCACGGCTGGGGTTATTTCGATGCGAGCGGCGCGCGTATCGCAGACCGTGACGAGATCGACCGGCTGAACGCGATCGGCCTGCCCCCCGCCTATCGTGACGCATGGTTCTGCCCCAAACCGCATGGCCATATTCAGGCGGTCGGCTGGGATGCGAAAGGCCGCAAGCAATATCGCTATCACACCGGTTTTCGCGAAACACAGGAAGCCGCAAAATATGAGGGCTGTGCGAGCTTCGGCCAAAGCCTGCCCAAATTGCGCGCGCGGATCGATGCCGACATGGCGCTCCCCGGCGTCAGCCGCGAGAAGGCGGTCGCGGCGGTCGTTCGCTTGCTCGATCTCGGGCATATCCGCGTCGGGAACGAAGGCTATGCCAAGGCCAACAACAGTTTCGGCGCCACCACGCTGCGCAACCGCCACGTCAAGGTCGCGGGCAATGCGTTGAAACTCAAATTCCGCGCAAAATCGGGCAAAGAGCGGGTGATGACGATCACCGACAAGACGCTCAGTCGCTTTGTAAAGAAATGTCAGGATCTGCCCGGCCAGCACCTCTTCCAATGGCTCGACAGCGAAGGCGAGCCGCACCCGGTGTCCTCCTCCGACGTCAACGAATATATCCGGGAGGCGACCGGCGGCGATTTCACCGCGAAACATTTCCGCACCTGGGCAGCAAGCGTGATGGCGTTCGAAACGCTGGCGAGCGCGAAAGCCGATATCGGCCTGAAAACCCTGTTGCTGCCGGTGTCCGAGGCGCTCGGCAATACGCCCGCCATCGCGCGTAAATCCTACGTTCACCCCGCCTTGTTAGCGCTGGTGAAGACGGGCCAAGCGGAATTCCGTGCCCAATTGCGCTTGCCGCGCAGCACCCACTATCTATCGCGCGCCGAACGCGGGCTTATCGCGTTCCTCGAACCCGGCGCGCCAGCGGCGGTACGCCACGTCGCCTGA